Proteins encoded in a region of the Sander lucioperca isolate FBNREF2018 chromosome 18, SLUC_FBN_1.2, whole genome shotgun sequence genome:
- the ddo gene encoding D-aspartate oxidase isoform X1, with product MKSVRVVVVGAGVIGFSTAVCIAEALPFCSVTLLAEKFSPDTTSDGAAGILFAAEFPDIPMERQKRWFKYSFNHLLAIAQSKHSPEAGVMLTSGWQIFRDIPADKKPFWSEFVIGFRVMTDSELKRFPDHTFGQAFTTIKCECSSYLPWLEKSFRKAGGQVEQRKLDSLEELINSYDIIVNCSGLGSKTLVGDNKVYPVRGQVLKVEAPWLKHFIRDGDGKTYIYPGIHSVTVGGTRQEGDWRLQADEGDTKGILERCSELELSISKAKVLSEWVGLRPSRRNPRVEKELVWLQGRRMPVVHNYGHGGWGVTLAWGTALEALGLVRQCLHETPLQANL from the exons ATGAAAAGTGTTCGAGTCGTGGTGGTGGGAGCAGGTGTGATCGGCTTCTCCACTGCGGTCTGCATCGCCGAGGCTCTTCCTTTCTGCTCCGTTACTCTGCTGGCTGAGAAGTTCAGCCCAGACACCACCAGTGATGGAGCTGCTGGGATCCTGTTTGCAGCAGAGTTTCCAG ATATTCCCATGGAAAGACAAAAACGCTGGTTCAAGTACAGCTTTAATCACCTGTTGGCCATTGCTCAATCCAAACACTCACCGGAAGCTGGAGTAATGCTGACCTCTGG CTGGCAAATTTTCAGGGACATTCCAGCTGATAAGAAGCCCTTCTGGTCAGAGTTTGTGATCGGCTTTCGAGTCATGACTGACAGTGAATTAAAAAGATTTCCAGATCACACGTTTGGCCAGGCGTTCACCACCATAAAATGTGAATGTTCCAGCTACCTGCCGTGGCTCGAGAAGAG TTTCAGAAAAGCTGGAGGCCAAGTGGAACAGAGGAAACTCGACAGTCTTGAGGAATTAATCAACAGCTATGACATCATTGTCAACTGCTCTGGTCTGGGCTCCAAAACACTGGTGGGTGacaacaaggtgtacccggtcagAGGCCAGGTCCTCAAGGTGGAGGCCCCCTGGCTGAAGCACTTCATCAGAGATGGAGACGGAAAGACCTACATCTACCCCGGCATACACAGCGTCACTGTGGGTGGCACCAGGCAGGAGGGGGACTGGCGACTACAAGCGGACGAAGGGGACACAAAAGGCATCCTGGAGCGCTGCAGCGAGCTGGAGCTGTCCATCAGCAAAGCTAAAGTTCTCAGCGAGTGGGTGGGTCTGAGGCCGAGCAGGAGGAACCCGAGGGTGGAGAAGGAGCTGGTGTGGCTGCAGGGTCGCAGGATGCCTGTGGTCCACAACTACGGCCACGGAGGCTGGGGAGTCACCCTCGCCTGGGGTACTGCCCTGGAAGCACTGGGGCTGGTCAGGCAGTGTCTTCATGAAACGCCGCTACAGGCTAATCTTTGA
- the ddo gene encoding D-aspartate oxidase isoform X2: MTDSELKRFPDHTFGQAFTTIKCECSSYLPWLEKSFRKAGGQVEQRKLDSLEELINSYDIIVNCSGLGSKTLVGDNKVYPVRGQVLKVEAPWLKHFIRDGDGKTYIYPGIHSVTVGGTRQEGDWRLQADEGDTKGILERCSELELSISKAKVLSEWVGLRPSRRNPRVEKELVWLQGRRMPVVHNYGHGGWGVTLAWGTALEALGLVRQCLHETPLQANL, translated from the exons ATGACTGACAGTGAATTAAAAAGATTTCCAGATCACACGTTTGGCCAGGCGTTCACCACCATAAAATGTGAATGTTCCAGCTACCTGCCGTGGCTCGAGAAGAG TTTCAGAAAAGCTGGAGGCCAAGTGGAACAGAGGAAACTCGACAGTCTTGAGGAATTAATCAACAGCTATGACATCATTGTCAACTGCTCTGGTCTGGGCTCCAAAACACTGGTGGGTGacaacaaggtgtacccggtcagAGGCCAGGTCCTCAAGGTGGAGGCCCCCTGGCTGAAGCACTTCATCAGAGATGGAGACGGAAAGACCTACATCTACCCCGGCATACACAGCGTCACTGTGGGTGGCACCAGGCAGGAGGGGGACTGGCGACTACAAGCGGACGAAGGGGACACAAAAGGCATCCTGGAGCGCTGCAGCGAGCTGGAGCTGTCCATCAGCAAAGCTAAAGTTCTCAGCGAGTGGGTGGGTCTGAGGCCGAGCAGGAGGAACCCGAGGGTGGAGAAGGAGCTGGTGTGGCTGCAGGGTCGCAGGATGCCTGTGGTCCACAACTACGGCCACGGAGGCTGGGGAGTCACCCTCGCCTGGGGTACTGCCCTGGAAGCACTGGGGCTGGTCAGGCAGTGTCTTCATGAAACGCCGCTACAGGCTAATCTTTGA